A window of the Candidatus Dormiibacterota bacterium genome harbors these coding sequences:
- a CDS encoding GntR family transcriptional regulator: MQQVRQALLFGILKSGDQLPTVKEVVAQVALNPNTVLRAYRDLEHEGLVVSRPGLGTFVAAKVPPALAQSSYRSLRAELERWIRKAHEAGLDDDTLAALVAHVLHAKTREGVA; the protein is encoded by the coding sequence ATGCAGCAGGTCCGGCAGGCGCTGCTCTTTGGAATCCTGAAATCGGGCGACCAGCTGCCTACCGTCAAAGAGGTGGTCGCCCAGGTCGCGCTCAACCCGAACACCGTGCTGCGCGCCTATCGCGACCTGGAGCATGAAGGACTCGTGGTGAGCCGTCCCGGACTCGGCACATTCGTCGCCGCCAAAGTGCCGCCTGCCCTCGCCCAATCAAGCTACCGCTCGCTTCGAGCTGAGCTCGAGCGATGGATTCGTAAGGCGCACGAGGCTGGGCTCGACGACGACACCCTCGCCGCCCTCGTCGCGCACGTGCTTCACGCAAAAACCAGGGAGGGCGTCGCATGA
- a CDS encoding ABC transporter ATP-binding protein, with protein MIAPIEATGLGKRFGRTWALRDCSIRVPAGKIAGLVGPNGAGKTTFLHLAAGLLRPSSGEITVFGRSPQSQLLLLLDRVGFVAQDTPLYAGFSVADMLRFGQKLNRRWDPAAAETRLRSLDIPFDKRISHLSGGQRSQVALALALGKHPELLLLDEPVARLDPLARREFMQRLTEAVAEEGSTVLLSSHVMADLERVCDYLIIIAAGQVQVAGDIEALLASHHLLVGPRVSDDVRLSGAQLIKAHHTERQSSLWIRGRVPGLGAGWREEPLPLEELVITYLSAPQAGTLPRPELEQAAS; from the coding sequence ATGATCGCGCCAATCGAAGCCACCGGGTTGGGCAAGCGATTCGGACGCACGTGGGCGCTGCGTGACTGCTCAATCCGGGTACCCGCCGGAAAGATCGCGGGGCTGGTGGGTCCGAACGGCGCCGGCAAAACGACCTTCCTCCACCTCGCCGCCGGTCTGCTCAGGCCGAGCAGCGGTGAGATCACAGTGTTCGGCCGATCGCCGCAGTCACAGCTGCTGCTCCTGCTCGACCGGGTCGGCTTCGTGGCCCAGGACACGCCGCTCTACGCTGGATTTTCTGTCGCCGACATGCTCCGCTTCGGCCAGAAGCTGAACCGGCGCTGGGATCCGGCGGCGGCTGAGACGCGATTGCGGAGTCTCGACATCCCCTTCGACAAGCGAATCAGCCACCTATCGGGCGGGCAGCGATCGCAGGTCGCGCTTGCCCTCGCCCTGGGCAAGCACCCCGAGTTGCTCCTCCTGGATGAGCCGGTGGCGAGGCTTGACCCGCTGGCTCGACGTGAATTCATGCAGCGGCTCACCGAGGCCGTGGCCGAGGAAGGGAGCACGGTGCTGCTCTCATCGCACGTGATGGCCGACCTGGAACGAGTGTGCGACTACCTGATCATCATCGCGGCTGGGCAGGTCCAGGTCGCCGGCGACATCGAGGCGCTGCTCGCCTCGCATCATCTCCTCGTCGGGCCGCGGGTCAGCGATGACGTCCGGCTGAGCGGCGCGCAACTCATCAAAGCCCACCACACCGAGCGGCAGTCGTCGCTCTGGATCCGAGGAAGGGTACCGGGGCTCGGCGCGGGCTGGCGCGAAGAGCCGCTGCCGCTCGAGGAACTGGTGATCACGTATCTGTCAGCGCCCCAGGCCGGAACGCTGCCGAGGCCCGAGCTCGAGCAGGCGGCATCATGA